The following proteins are encoded in a genomic region of Sporichthyaceae bacterium:
- a CDS encoding DNA-3-methyladenine glycosylase I, giving the protein MRCPWGLSTPDYVEYHDLEWGRPVHGDDRLFERLTLEAFQSGLSWLTILRKRESFRTAFAGFSIRQVAEFGDDDAARLLADAGIVRNRAKIAAAMRNARAAAELGVGGLERLLWSFAPDPAAHVRPRTLADVPATSPASTAMAKELKKRGFAFVGPTTAYALMQATGMVDDHLVGCISSDSSKRGTSARDKRARSTAEV; this is encoded by the coding sequence CTGCGCTGCCCGTGGGGCCTGTCGACCCCGGACTACGTCGAGTACCACGATCTCGAATGGGGTCGCCCGGTCCACGGCGACGACCGCTTGTTCGAACGGCTGACACTCGAGGCCTTCCAGTCCGGTCTGTCCTGGCTGACGATCCTGCGTAAGCGCGAGTCGTTCCGCACCGCGTTCGCCGGGTTCTCGATCCGCCAGGTCGCCGAGTTCGGTGACGACGACGCGGCGCGACTGCTCGCGGACGCCGGAATCGTACGCAACCGCGCCAAGATCGCCGCGGCGATGCGCAACGCCCGCGCCGCCGCCGAACTCGGGGTCGGCGGGCTGGAAAGGTTGCTCTGGTCGTTCGCTCCGGACCCGGCCGCGCACGTCCGTCCCAGGACGCTCGCCGATGTCCCGGCGACCTCTCCCGCCTCGACCGCGATGGCCAAGGAGCTCAAGAAGCGCGGGTTCGCATTCGTCGGACCGACGACGGCCTACGCGTTGATGCAGGCGACCGGGATGGTCGACGACCATCTGGTCGGATGCATCTCGAGCGACTCGAGCAAGCGAGGAACGAGCGCGCGAGACAAGCGAGCAAGAAGTACCGCCGAGGTCTGA
- a CDS encoding DUF3117 domain-containing protein → MAAMKPRTGDGPLEVTKEGRGIVMRVPLEGGGRLVVELSADEAGALGEALKGVVA, encoded by the coding sequence ATGGCGGCCATGAAGCCGCGGACCGGTGACGGACCGCTCGAGGTCACCAAGGAGGGCCGCGGCATCGTCATGCGGGTTCCGCTGGAGGGCGGCGGCCGATTGGTGGTCGAGCTGTCCGCGGACGAGGCGGGCGCGCTCGGTGAGGCGCTCAAGGGCGTCGTCGCATGA
- a CDS encoding enoyl-CoA hydratase-related protein, with product MTSPESVLVANTDAVTTITLNRPDAFNSLDLATKQALLAALRAAADDPGVRAVVLTGAGRGFCVGQDLREFAAVAQTGTPEEIFTTVPEHYAPICELVAEMPKPVVAAINGAAAGAGMSLALAADFRIAADKATFTTAFTAIGLTPDTGMSWFLPRLVGPAKAAELLMLSPTLTAEQAAELGLVNSVVPAADLPVAVAELAGRLAAGPTLAYAAVRRLLRSAADQSLSASLRQEHEEIVAAGGTIDHAAALAAFLAKRKPEFTGR from the coding sequence ATGACGTCGCCCGAGTCCGTCCTGGTCGCCAACACCGATGCCGTCACGACGATCACCCTGAACCGCCCCGACGCGTTCAACTCCCTCGACCTGGCGACCAAACAGGCGCTGCTGGCCGCGTTGCGCGCAGCGGCCGACGACCCGGGCGTCCGCGCAGTCGTGCTGACCGGCGCCGGCCGCGGCTTCTGCGTCGGCCAGGACCTGCGGGAGTTCGCCGCGGTCGCGCAGACCGGCACGCCGGAGGAAATCTTCACGACGGTCCCGGAGCACTACGCGCCGATCTGCGAACTGGTCGCGGAGATGCCGAAGCCGGTGGTCGCCGCTATCAACGGGGCGGCCGCCGGGGCCGGGATGTCCCTGGCCTTGGCCGCGGACTTCCGAATCGCCGCCGACAAGGCCACCTTCACCACCGCGTTCACCGCGATCGGCCTGACCCCGGACACCGGGATGTCCTGGTTCCTGCCTCGCCTGGTCGGGCCGGCCAAGGCGGCTGAACTGCTCATGCTCTCCCCCACGTTGACCGCCGAGCAGGCAGCGGAGCTGGGCCTGGTCAACTCCGTGGTCCCGGCCGCGGACCTGCCGGTCGCCGTCGCCGAGCTCGCCGGACGTCTTGCGGCCGGCCCGACGCTGGCGTACGCGGCGGTCCGGCGACTGCTACGGTCCGCGGCCGATCAGTCGCTGAGCGCATCGTTGCGGCAGGAGCACGAGGAGATCGTCGCGGCCGGCGGGACGATCGACCATGCCGCCGCCCTGGCCGCCTTCCTGGCCAAGCGCAAACCCGAGTTCACGGGACGTTGA
- a CDS encoding leucyl aminopeptidase, with protein MSLPKIDLVAGRAPLRDSADVVAVPLTPGPDGPTGGSGLREVARELNLDLMAPAARDKAKGSAGEIVAVPVSDHPTVREVLLVGVGSASPTELRRVGAALARRTRERSRLETTIAAEANPAGVRAFVEGLLLGSYSYGLRSGEAKQSSVGAVSVHLKSVKSEDGARDAIGRAEATGAAVCLARDLANTPSARKTPAWLAAEAARVGKKAKLDVRIWEPAHLAAEGFGGLLAVGSGAANGRGPRLIQLSYTPVGAGADVPHVVIVGKGITFDSGGLSLKPTDGMVAMKADMAGGAAVIGAMSALRDLAVPVRVTGLVAAAENMPSGSAYRPGDVIRHYGGTTVEVLNTDAEGRLVLADALAYADAKLDPDVIVDLATLTGAATLALTRRIAALFTDDDRLAAALSAAADASGDRLWRLPLVEDYRWALESPVADLAHVPRDRKVSGGAITAALFLREFVGKRRWAHIDMAGPGKIDSDEHENTKGGTGYGVRLLLRWLESYPSGTSRN; from the coding sequence GTGAGTCTTCCGAAGATCGACCTGGTGGCCGGCCGGGCCCCGTTGCGGGACTCGGCCGACGTCGTCGCGGTCCCGCTGACGCCCGGCCCCGACGGGCCGACCGGTGGTTCCGGGCTGCGCGAGGTCGCGCGAGAACTGAATCTGGACCTGATGGCGCCGGCCGCCCGCGACAAGGCCAAGGGCTCGGCCGGCGAGATCGTGGCGGTGCCGGTCAGCGACCACCCCACGGTGCGTGAGGTGCTGCTGGTCGGCGTCGGATCGGCGAGCCCGACCGAGTTGCGGCGGGTCGGCGCGGCGCTGGCCCGGCGGACCCGGGAACGCAGCCGGCTGGAGACGACGATCGCGGCGGAGGCCAACCCGGCCGGGGTGCGGGCGTTCGTCGAGGGCCTGCTGCTGGGCTCGTACAGCTACGGCCTGCGGTCCGGCGAGGCCAAGCAGTCCTCGGTCGGCGCGGTCTCGGTGCATCTGAAGTCTGTGAAATCGGAGGACGGCGCTCGGGACGCGATCGGCCGGGCTGAGGCCACCGGTGCGGCAGTGTGCTTGGCCCGCGACCTGGCCAACACGCCCTCGGCCCGCAAGACGCCGGCCTGGTTGGCGGCCGAGGCTGCTCGGGTCGGCAAGAAGGCCAAGCTCGACGTGCGGATCTGGGAGCCTGCGCACTTGGCGGCCGAGGGATTCGGCGGCCTGCTGGCGGTCGGCTCCGGTGCCGCTAACGGTCGCGGCCCGCGGTTGATCCAGCTCTCGTACACCCCGGTGGGCGCCGGGGCCGACGTGCCGCACGTGGTGATCGTCGGCAAGGGGATCACCTTCGACAGCGGGGGCCTGTCGCTCAAGCCGACCGACGGCATGGTCGCGATGAAGGCCGACATGGCCGGTGGCGCCGCGGTGATCGGCGCGATGAGCGCGCTGCGCGACCTGGCGGTCCCGGTGCGGGTCACCGGTCTGGTCGCGGCGGCCGAGAACATGCCCTCCGGCTCGGCCTACCGACCCGGCGACGTGATCCGGCACTACGGCGGGACCACCGTCGAGGTGCTCAACACCGACGCCGAGGGTCGCCTGGTGCTGGCCGACGCGCTGGCCTACGCCGACGCGAAACTTGACCCGGACGTGATCGTCGACCTGGCCACGCTGACCGGTGCGGCCACGCTGGCACTGACCCGGCGCATCGCCGCCCTGTTCACCGACGACGATCGACTGGCGGCGGCGTTGTCCGCCGCCGCCGACGCGAGCGGCGACCGACTCTGGCGTCTGCCGTTGGTCGAGGACTACCGCTGGGCGCTGGAGTCCCCGGTGGCCGACCTGGCGCACGTGCCGCGCGACCGCAAGGTCTCCGGCGGCGCGATCACCGCGGCGTTGTTCCTACGGGAATTCGTCGGCAAGCGTCGCTGGGCGCACATCGACATGGCCGGCCCCGGCAAGATCGACTCCGACGAGCACGAGAACACCAAGGGCGGCACCGGCTACGGCGTCCGCCTGCTGCTTCGTTGGTTGGAGAGCTACCCCTCGGGCACCTCGCGCAACTGA
- a CDS encoding response regulator transcription factor — MTRLLLAEDDVAISEPLARALRREGYAVEVRADGVQALERARQGGIDLVVLDIGLPGLDGLEVCRRLRGDGQVIPVLVLTARADEVDTVVGLDAGADDYVTKPFRLAELLARVRALLRRGAPEVGHGIRGVRIDIESHRAWMGDAELQLTAKEFDLLRVLIRDAGRVVTRDQLMREVWDTTWWTSTKTLDMHISWLRKKLGDDATNPRYITTVRGVGFRFERE, encoded by the coding sequence ATGACTCGTCTGTTGCTCGCCGAAGATGACGTCGCGATCTCTGAGCCGCTGGCCCGCGCGCTACGTCGCGAGGGCTATGCCGTGGAGGTCCGGGCCGACGGGGTGCAAGCCCTGGAAAGGGCTCGGCAGGGCGGTATCGACCTGGTGGTTCTCGACATCGGCCTGCCGGGGCTCGACGGGCTGGAGGTGTGCCGCCGCCTGCGTGGCGACGGGCAGGTGATTCCCGTCCTCGTGCTGACCGCCCGGGCCGATGAGGTCGACACGGTCGTCGGCCTGGACGCCGGCGCCGACGACTACGTCACCAAGCCGTTCCGGCTGGCCGAGCTGCTGGCCCGGGTGCGCGCGCTGCTGCGCCGTGGCGCGCCCGAGGTGGGCCACGGCATCCGCGGAGTCCGCATCGACATCGAGTCGCACCGCGCCTGGATGGGCGACGCCGAGCTGCAGCTCACTGCCAAGGAGTTCGACCTGCTGCGGGTCCTGATCCGCGACGCGGGCCGGGTGGTCACTCGCGACCAGCTGATGCGGGAGGTCTGGGACACGACCTGGTGGACCTCGACCAAGACCTTGGACATGCACATCTCCTGGCTGCGCAAGAAGCTGGGCGACGACGCGACCAACCCGCGCTACATCACCACCGTCCGTGGCGTCGGGTTCCGCTTCGAACGCGAGTGA
- a CDS encoding PH domain-containing protein codes for MAEQFLVEFRRHAYVLALPTLVLGVCSGLGAFLVATVPESGARDALRAIISVGIVLLVLRWAVWPFAGWYGNTHVVTTERVFRRQGVFAKHGTELALNRVVGIALTRSMLQRMLGAGRLTVEYHEVTAPDGRATWVLDDVPLVADVQQLLLALTAAGGRPPPDPPRWPVDPALPDFC; via the coding sequence GTGGCCGAGCAGTTCCTGGTGGAGTTCCGCCGGCACGCCTACGTGCTGGCGCTGCCGACGCTGGTCCTCGGCGTGTGCAGCGGGCTCGGCGCGTTCCTCGTCGCGACCGTTCCGGAGTCCGGGGCACGCGACGCGCTGCGGGCGATCATCTCGGTCGGCATCGTCCTGCTCGTGCTGCGCTGGGCCGTGTGGCCGTTCGCCGGCTGGTACGGCAACACCCACGTGGTGACGACCGAGCGGGTGTTCCGCCGGCAGGGTGTGTTCGCCAAGCACGGCACCGAGCTGGCGCTGAACCGGGTGGTCGGGATCGCGCTGACCCGGTCGATGCTCCAGCGGATGCTCGGCGCCGGCCGGCTGACGGTGGAGTACCACGAGGTCACCGCCCCGGACGGCCGGGCCACCTGGGTGCTGGACGACGTGCCGCTGGTTGCCGACGTCCAGCAGTTGCTGCTGGCGCTGACCGCGGCCGGCGGGCGCCCGCCGCCCGACCCGCCCCGGTGGCCCGTAGACCCGGCGTTGCCCGACTTTTGCTGA
- a CDS encoding biotin--[acetyl-CoA-carboxylase] ligase → MIEPLDAATLAAALPSASWHVDVVVETTSTNTDLRTAALAGTARPGTVLVAEHQTGGRGRLGRTWESAPGAGLTFSVLLDPGRAPLERWGWVPLLTGLAIAESVGAATGIELRVKWPNDVLSIGGLKVAGVLAERVDAATGPLAVVGIGLNISAGPDQLPVSTAGSLAMAGATTTDRPRLLGAILEALAGRMDTWLSYGGDAAEAGLLDAYAATSATLGRQISVAVPGGEEITGEALHVDESGALVLRTLDGPRVVAAGDVTGVE, encoded by the coding sequence GTGATCGAGCCACTGGACGCCGCGACCCTGGCCGCCGCGCTGCCCTCCGCCTCCTGGCACGTCGACGTGGTCGTCGAGACCACGTCGACCAACACCGACCTGCGCACCGCGGCACTGGCCGGTACCGCTCGCCCGGGCACTGTGCTGGTCGCCGAGCACCAGACCGGCGGCCGCGGTCGCCTGGGCCGGACCTGGGAGTCCGCGCCGGGGGCCGGGCTGACGTTCTCGGTGCTGCTGGACCCGGGCCGGGCGCCGCTGGAGCGCTGGGGTTGGGTGCCGCTGCTGACCGGGCTGGCGATCGCCGAGTCCGTGGGGGCCGCGACGGGCATCGAGCTTCGGGTGAAGTGGCCCAACGACGTGCTCTCGATCGGTGGGTTGAAGGTCGCCGGGGTGCTGGCCGAACGGGTCGACGCTGCCACCGGTCCGCTGGCCGTGGTCGGGATCGGGCTGAACATCAGCGCCGGGCCGGACCAACTGCCGGTGTCCACGGCCGGGTCGCTGGCCATGGCCGGGGCGACCACAACCGACCGGCCGCGACTGCTCGGCGCGATCCTCGAGGCACTGGCCGGGCGGATGGACACCTGGCTGTCCTACGGCGGCGACGCCGCGGAGGCCGGGTTGCTCGACGCCTACGCCGCGACCAGCGCGACCCTCGGCCGGCAGATCTCGGTCGCCGTGCCGGGTGGCGAGGAGATCACCGGCGAGGCGTTGCACGTCGACGAGTCCGGCGCGCTCGTCCTGCGGACCTTGGACGGGCCGCGCGTCGTGGCCGCCGGAGACGTCACCGGGGTCGAGTAG
- a CDS encoding ATP-binding protein, with product MGKRLVVSTLAVVVVVVLLLGVPLGVAMRNGIESSANDSLRTEAQRLLNTVEVRGELGEPMDRSSLESVISRDRSATVTLPDKSVIRLGANPPGGDKLSVTIDDNVRGDHVTVMESRDGVTSQTRKAWLLIMIEALFAIATAGALAALQARSLTRPLIELAETAERFGSGDPSRRRHRRSYGLPEVDRVADVLERREERISRILAGERQFASNASHQLRTPLTALSMRLEEIAMSDDLDVMRDEANVALGQVERLTEVVEQLLTSHRTPPVVAGEVVEIDKIVGQQIDEWSVALRKLGRSIQLVGVPALSARANAASVSQILATLVENALHHGAGTVSIRTRTVGGSVVIEVTDEGEGVSESLGHRIFEAGISGGSSTGRGLALARDLARADGARLELVQQRPAVFALFLAAPDFPT from the coding sequence ATGGGTAAGCGACTGGTCGTCTCGACCCTCGCGGTCGTGGTCGTCGTGGTCCTGTTGCTCGGGGTCCCGCTCGGCGTGGCGATGCGCAACGGGATCGAGAGCAGTGCGAACGACAGCCTGCGCACCGAGGCGCAACGGCTGCTGAACACCGTCGAGGTCCGCGGGGAACTCGGCGAGCCGATGGACCGGAGCTCGCTGGAGTCGGTGATCTCCCGCGACCGCAGCGCGACGGTCACGCTGCCGGACAAGTCGGTGATCCGGCTCGGCGCCAACCCGCCCGGCGGCGACAAGCTGTCGGTGACGATCGACGACAACGTCCGCGGCGACCACGTCACCGTGATGGAGTCCCGCGACGGGGTCACCTCGCAGACCCGCAAGGCTTGGCTGCTGATCATGATCGAGGCGTTGTTCGCGATCGCGACCGCCGGCGCGTTGGCCGCGCTGCAGGCCCGCAGCCTGACCCGCCCCCTGATCGAGCTGGCGGAGACCGCCGAGCGCTTCGGCTCCGGCGACCCCAGCCGCCGTCGGCACCGCCGCAGCTACGGCCTGCCCGAGGTCGACCGGGTCGCCGATGTGCTGGAACGCCGCGAGGAACGGATCTCCCGGATCCTGGCCGGCGAGCGACAGTTCGCCTCCAACGCCTCCCACCAGCTGCGCACCCCGCTGACCGCACTGTCGATGCGGTTGGAGGAGATAGCGATGTCCGACGACCTGGACGTGATGCGCGACGAGGCCAACGTCGCCCTCGGCCAGGTCGAACGGCTCACCGAGGTCGTCGAGCAGCTGCTCACCAGCCACCGCACGCCGCCGGTCGTGGCCGGCGAGGTCGTCGAGATCGACAAGATCGTGGGCCAGCAGATCGACGAGTGGAGCGTCGCGCTACGCAAACTCGGGCGCTCGATCCAACTCGTCGGCGTACCGGCGCTCAGCGCGCGGGCGAACGCGGCGAGCGTGTCCCAGATCCTGGCGACGCTCGTCGAGAACGCATTGCACCACGGGGCCGGGACGGTCTCCATCCGCACCCGGACCGTGGGTGGCTCGGTCGTCATCGAGGTGACCGACGAGGGCGAGGGCGTCTCCGAGTCGCTCGGGCACCGCATCTTCGAGGCCGGCATCTCCGGCGGGTCCAGCACCGGGCGTGGCCTGGCCCTGGCCCGCGACCTGGCCCGGGCCGACGGGGCCCGACTGGAACTCGTGCAGCAGCGCCCGGCGGTCTTCGCGCTCTTCCTCGCGGCCCCCGACTTCCCGACCTAA